A region from the Vicia villosa cultivar HV-30 ecotype Madison, WI linkage group LG3, Vvil1.0, whole genome shotgun sequence genome encodes:
- the LOC131656545 gene encoding multicystatin-like produces the protein MKLQALAAVFLFLMASAAATGEYHPIPNTNALHVIEVAKFAVSEYNKQSGSKLKLNKVIKGEYQIVTGVNYHLTLSTGEGPLLTTYETVVREDLDTSRKLIYFTPVPVSGPEPVLGGYKPIPNLNAVHVIEIAKFAVSEHNKQSGSKLKLHKVIKGETQIVNGVNYRLTLSTSEGPLLMIHETVVLEQSWLDSRKLIYFKSINSHA, from the coding sequence atgaaactcCAAGCTCTTGCAgctgtttttctttttctaatgGCCTCCGCGGCTGCAACCGGTGAATATCACCCCATCCCAAACACCAACGCTCTCCACGTCATCGAAGTCGCGAAATTTGCCGTATCTGAATACAATAAACAAAGTGGCTCGAAGCTCAAGTTAAATAAGGTAATCAAAGGTGAATATCAGATTGTTACCGGGGTTAACTACCACCTCACACTCTCCACCGGCGAAGGTCCGCTTTTGACGACCTATGAGACTGTTGTGCGGGAGGATCTTGACACCTCCCGAAAACTTATTTATTTTACACCTGTGCCTGTGTCTGGGCCTGAGCCTGTGCTGGGTGGATATAAGCCCATCCCAAACCTCAATGCTGTTCATGTCATCGAAATCGCTAAATTTGCCGTATCTGAACACAACAAACAAAGTGGTTCAAAGCTTAAGTTACATAAGGTAATCAAAGGTGAAACGCAGATTGTTAACGGGGTTAACTACCGCCTCACACTCTCCACTAGCGAAGGTCCACTTTTGATGATCCATGAAACTGTTGTGTTGGAGCAATCATGGCTTGACTCCAgaaaacttatttattttaaatctataAATAGTCATGCTTAA